Proteins encoded together in one Impatiens glandulifera chromosome 1, dImpGla2.1, whole genome shotgun sequence window:
- the LOC124941676 gene encoding alpha-1,3-arabinosyltransferase XAT3-like, which produces MKYYNTLLGKSFNQNDQKRLGFGAFACCLVIALTLCTVFKPFVASIFSLNIQLVAQNGRNVIKSEEFNISYVMGANIVSEVKHEATPVVNLLKPNSSEQRKPIFLNLPKSSGTKPTLHNDTSAVLEEAKAKIKNVGRPIICNFSEPRSDICEMNGNVRVHGSLSTIFFPSPDNISDTWSIRPYARKDDAIAMKNVTRITIKTTLKSPKGNNLPICTHNHSIPAVIFSTSGYIGNHFHDFTDVIIPLFLTSREFNGEVQFMVTNKDAWWLNKYIEVLKSLSKYEIIDLDKEDKVHCFPKVIVGLRHHKEFGIDPLKSQFSIGEFRNLLRNSYSLKKETAIKLGGKLKRKPRLLMITRKKTRSFMNEMEIVKMAQSLGFEVILAEANANLKQFAQLVNSCDVMMGVHGAGLTNIVFLPENAILVQIVPLGKMDWLAKTDFGIPSMEMNLRYLEYQIVEHESSLIKQYPIDHPVIKDPYSVTKKGWFAYRSVYMDKQDVNLDVNRFKPTLLKTLELLYK; this is translated from the exons ATGAAGTATTACAATACCCTTCTTGGAAAGAGCTTTAATCAGAATGATCAGAAAAGACTTGGTTTTGGGGCTTTTGCTTGTTGTTTGGTCATTGCTTTAACATTGTGCACTGTGTTTAAGCCATTTGTTGCCTCCATATTTTCTT TGAATATTCAGTTGGTAGCGCAAAATGGGCGCAATGTGATAAAATCCGAGGAGTTTAATATTTCGTATGTAATGG GTGCCAATATTGTATCTGAAGTAAAACATGAAGCTACACCTGTTGTCAATCTTCTTAAACCGAATTCATCCGAACAAAGGAAACCAATATTCCTTAATCTCCCCAAATCATCGGGGACAAAACCGACCCTCCATAACGACACTAGTGCAGTACTAGAAGAAGCAAAGGCTAAGATTAAAAATGTTGGTAGGCCAATTATTTGCAATTTTTCTGAGCCAAGGTCAGATATATGCGAGATGAATGGGAATGTTCGAGTCCATGGCAGCTTATCGACAATATTTTTCCCTTCACCCGACAATATTTCAGATACATGGAGCATAAGGCCCTATGCAAGGAAAGACGACGCGATTGCAATGAAAAATGTCACAAGAATAACCATCAAAACAACCTTAAAGTCTCCCAAAGGCAATAATTTGCCAATTTGCACACACAATCACAGCATACCGGCTGTTATCTTCTCCACGAGCGGCTACATTGGAAACCATTTTCACGATTTCACAGACGTGATCATTCCCTTGTTCCTCACATCACGAGAATTCAACGGAGAAGTACAATTTATGGTCACAAACAAGGATGCATGGTGGCTAAACAAGTACATTGAAGTACTCAAAAGCCTCtctaaatatgaaattattgatCTTGACAAAGAAGACAAAGTCCATTGCTTTCCTAAAGTAATTGTGGGATTAAGGCATCACAAGGAATTTGGTATTGATCCTTTGAAATCCCAATTCTCCATTGGTGAATTTCGGAATCTTCTTAGAAACTCATATTCCCTCAAAAAGGAAACCGCCATAAAATTGGGTGGGAAACTGAAGAGGAAGCCTCGACTTCTAATGATCACAAGGAAAAAGACAAGATCATTTATGAACGAAATGGAGATAGTTAAGATGGCACAAAGTTTAGGATTCGAAGTTATCCTGGCAGAAGCTAACGCAAATCTAAAGCAATTTGCTCAATTGGTTAATTCTTGTGATGTGATGATGGGAGTGCATGGTGCTGGTCTAACTAACATTGTTTTCCTTCCTGAAAACGCGATCTTGGTCCAAATAGTTCCATTGGGGAAGATGGATTGGTTGGCGAAAACAGACTTTGGGATACCCTCAATGGAGATGAACTTAAGGTACCTTGAGTATCAAATTGTGGAGCATGAGAGTTCATTGATTAAGCAATATCCTATTGATCATCCTGTTATCAAGGACCCATATTCAGTGACCAAGAAGGGTTGGTTTGCTTATAGATCTGTGTATATGGACAAGCAGGATGTAAATCTTGATGTTAATAGGTTCAAACCCACTTTGTTGAAAACCCTTGAGCTTTTGTACAAGTAG